The following nucleotide sequence is from Terriglobia bacterium.
GTCTCTACGCTGGCAAAGGGACTGGTCTGCCTCGGCTTCATCGGAGGTTGCATGCTGCCGGCACTGACCTTCGCTCCCGTCCTATGGTCGCGCGTTGTGATCCTCATCGGAGCCATGCTGAGTGGCTGCGCGGCACTGGTCATCGGGATGGACTGGGCGAATGCGGGAGCGCTGGTCGCACCGGACCACGGAGGACTGGTCGGCCTGCAACTGGCCTTGTTCCTCGCCGGGGGGGGCTGCGTTCTGGCGCTGGCAGCCGCCGACATCTGGAAATGGAGAGACGCGAATTCTCTGTTGCTGATCCTTTGGGTGCTCGGCACTCTGCTGTTCGCCGGCTTTTTTAACTGGACGGTCAACATCCGGTCCGTTCTGCCGCTGGTTCCGGCAGCAAGTATTATCCTTGTGCGACGCCTCGAGGCTGTCGGGGCCTCTCCCGGATACCTTTGCGCACGGCTGGGTGTGCCCCTGCTGGTCTCAGGCCTTCTTTCCCTCTGGGTCGCCTGGGCGGACGCCGACTTGGCGAATTCCGCGCGGAGAGCAGCCACCCTCATCCAGGAGAGAGCCCAAAGCAGGCCTGGCGCGGTCTGGTTCCAAGGCCACTGGGGATTTCAATATTACATGGAAGCGTTCGGAGCGCGGCCATTGGATACCAGCAAGAAAGAGCTTCGCCCCGGAGACCTCCTGGTGATACCGGAAAACAATAACAATACTTTTGCAATACCGGCAGAAGTCGTCGCCTCCCAGGAGACCATCGAAGTGGCGATGCACCAGGGGCTCGCAACCATGAATCGCAACCTGGGCGCGGGCTTTTACTTTTATCGCTGGGGCCCGATTCCCTTCGTTTTTGGTTCCGTTCCCCCGGAACGCTACCATCTTCTCCGATTAGCTCCCCTGCCAGGCAGAAAATAGCATCCCTGCTGCAAAAACAGACTTTGCCGGGCGCCCCGACTGTGGGAGAACGACCTGGCATTGGGGATCGACAGCGGGTGGGGTATCGGGCAAAACTCGCGGAAGGCTCAGGGAATCCGTTTTGACCGTCCCAGGCTTGAGAGAATCAGATCACGGTTTCGGCGGGCTTCCGCGTAATCCGGTCTGACGCGCAGCGCCTCCGTGAAAGCATCCAGGGCTTTTTGTACCTGCCCCTGGTTGAACAGCAACGTTCCCAGATTATTGTAGGCATCCGCAAAGTCCGGCTTTACGCGGATCGCCTCGATGTAGTTCGCCACCGCACCCTGGAAATCGCCCTGGCTTCCCAGGGCCACTGCCAGATTGTAGAAAGCGTCTGCATAATCCGGTTTGAGACGTATTGCTTCGCGGTAATGGACGATCGCCTCGGCCTTCTTCCCCTGGCTGTAAAGGGCAACACCCATATTATAGTGCGCTTCGGCATAGTCCGGCTTGAGCCGCAGGGCCTCAGCGTAATGGGATAGCGCCTCGTCGATGCGTCCCTGACTGAGCGAGATATTTCCCAGGGTGTCGTAAATCTCCGGGTAATCAGGCTTGATCTGAAGAGCCTTCTCGAAACTGCGTACAGCATCCGGTGTATTGCCCTGCTGTGCGAGCGCGACGCCGAGGCCGAACTGCGCCTCAACATAAGCGGGCTGCATAGCCAAAACCCGATTATAGACATCTATGGCTTCCTGATTCTTACCAAGCTTTGCGAGGGCATTGCCGAGGGAGGAACAAAGAACTAGGTTCTCGGGCATCTTAGGCTCGGCCCTCCTCAGGAGTACCACAGCCTCCTCGAACTTGCCCTGGTCGTAGAGCGCCTGCCCCATGTTCCTCAATGCGATCGGGTAGTCCGGTTTGATCTTGAGCGCCCTTTGATAGAGTTCCAGCGCCTGATCTTTCTTACCCAGCCTATAAAAAGCATAACCCAGATTGCACATGATCTCAGTATCCGCAGGCTGAAGCCGGAGCACCTCTAAATAATGCCGTATCGCCTCCTCGTACTTGCCATGCAGAGCCAGATCTGTTCCCGCGATTCCGTGCGCCTGGTAGTTGTCGCCGTCAATCTCAAGGGCGTGCGCGAAAAGCGACGAAGTGTTCCGCCATAATCGCACCTGAAACCAGGTTGTCACAGAGCAAGCCAATACCATCATCATTCCGGCCGCCGCCAGGGACCTCTTTGCGCCGGGCCATTTCGCGACCAGATCTGGAACGCCCCAAACGACAACAACAAAAATCCCAATCAACGGGACATAGGTGTATCGGTCCGCCATCGCCTGTCCCCCGACCTGAACCAGGCCGATCACAGGAACAAGCGTACCCAGGTACCAGAACCATCCGACGGCCAGATAGGGAAAGCGGCCCGCAAAATGGAGGGCCAGGACAGAGACACAGAGTAGGAACGCTGCCGCCGCAGTTACTTCCCAGGCTGGATAGCCGCCGAAAGGCAACCGATAAAAGATGCTTAGATTGTGAGGCCAGGCTGTCTTCATGAGGTAGGCAACGTAAGAATGGAGCACATTGGCGATCCTGGTGTCGAACGATATAACTTCGACCGTCCTGACCGCCCCCCCGGCCTTCTGGACAACGAAAGTGATTATGCTGGAGGCGGCCGCGAGCAGGAACAAGGGGATCTTCTCGCGGAGCAGAGGCAGAACAGGCACAAGAAATCTATTGATGATTGACGGCGCCGGCGGCCGAGCGCTCCCCTTTCGGACCGGCAAGTCCAGAGCGAAGCGGCGAAGGGGCCAGAAATCAAGGAGGAGGAGCACGAAAGGAAGGGTGACCAGCATGGGCTTGGCCATCAAGCCGAACCCGAAGAGGAAGAGCATCAGCAGATACCGGTTGCGGCCCGGATTTCGCACGTAGCGGGTGTAAGCCCACAGAGTGAGAAGCCAGAACAGAGTGCTCAAGACATCCTTCCGCTCGGCGATCCAGGCGACGGATTCAACGTGAAGCGGGTGAAGGGCGAAAAGCGCCGCAACAAAAGCAGATTTCCACTCGGCGCGGGTCAGATCCCGGAGCACCAGGAACAGCAGCAGAGTGTTGGCCACGTGGAGGAACAGGTTCACCAGGTGTTGCGGCCCGGGATTGAGGCCAAAGACCTGGCAATCAATCATGTGAGAAAGCCAGGTCAAAGGATGCCAGTTTGAGGCATAACCCGTGGTAAAAGCCCAGATTATATTATTCGCGGTCAGTCCGTTCGCTATACGCCAGTTATCAAGGACGTATGCGCCGTCATCGAAATCAATGAAATCGTGCCGGTACACCTGGGCATAGACCGCCAGCGTGGCAACCGCCAGGAAAACGCAAATCCACACCTGATGCCGATCCCAGTTCTTCTCCAACTTGGGAGTGTTTTTATCGCGAAGGGGACTCGGGCGCAAGCGAAATTATGGGAGTGAAGTTATCGGGAGGATCGTTTGAGGCTGTCCAGGAAGGTCTGAAGCTCAGCGGCCACCTTTGGCGACAGAGTGGCAGCCTTCATTGCGGTTTGGCGTGCGAGGTCCACTTCACCCAGGTCCCGGTACGTGCCGGCCAATCGAGCCAGAACGGTGGCATCGTTGGGGGTTTCCTTGAGTTGCTCCCTGTAAAGCTCGACTATGGGTTCCAGTTTCTTGCTGGCATCGTAAAAGCTGATCACGCGATCGTAGTCCGCCGCAGTCAGCTTGAACCCTCGCTCCTTGAGGTCTTGCCATTCTCTCGCAGCGTCGTTAAAACGGCCGCTCGCGATATACAGAGTAATGAGGTCGACGTGCGGTTCCTTGATCGCGACGCACAGCGCCGCACCTTTTTCAAATGCGGCTAGTCGATCTTCTGGCCGGCCCAGAAAAAGAAAAGTCTGGCTTCTTTCGAGGTACACCTGCGGGCGGCTCGGGCTTAGGACTTCTGCTTTCTGCAGCATTGCCAGGGTTGTCTCTGCCAGCGATCCAGCCAACAGCGGATCGGCCTGACGAACGATATCGGACGTGGCATTTACCAGACTTGCCATGTAGAGGTAGTAACGTGCATTGGCGGGTATCCGTTGAATGCTCTCCTTGAAGAAATCGACTCCCTTCCGGATCACACGGATCTTCCAGTCGATCGGGATATCGGATGAACGAGCCACGTCCAATGCATAGTTGGCAAACACCTCATGCAGTTCATGGCACCCGGTCGTCTGATATTCATCGGCCCGCTGATAAAGCCCCATAAGTCCTTCGCCATAAGCAGTGCGCACTGCGCCTGTTCGCGGATCAATTACTTTGCTGGATAATCTTGCGCGCTGGAGCAGTCGATTCGATTCGAAAGGCCGGCTGACGGCAAAGGTCCAGGCTGCAGGCAGAATTATCGCGGCCGCTCCGATCGAGGCCCGACCCTTCCAAGTCACTCCGGTCTGCACAGGTCTCCGCACCGGATCGGGCTGCGGGCTCTTGGATCCGGCGTGCAGGTAAACGACATACGCCAGGACGAGGTAGAGGGTCACGTCGGTATTTATGGTATCGAAGGTAAAAAGACCCTGGAGCAGATAGGCCAATAACAAAGCGACAAGTACGAGGCTGCCTGCCGGATCTTTCGTCCGATACCACTGCCGCATGAGAAATGTGAGGATCAGGCCATAAAAAGTGAGATAAGCCGCCAGCCCGATCAAACCGGTCGTCGTGGCAACATCAATGAACAGGTTGTGAGCACGATCGAACCATACTTCCGTGTACAACGAGCGATAGATTTCGTTGGGAAAGTGGGCGTCGAAAGCGTTCTTGAAATTCTCAAGCCCCCAACCGAAGATGGGCCGGTCCTGAATGGCAACGGCAGCGGCTCTCCACGTGGCGACACGATTTTCGATGGAGGGGTCTTTGAGGGAGAGCGTGGTGTAGCGAAACAGTGTCGGATGACTCCGCACCCAGGCTGACTGGCGGTTGAGGAGCATGAGCGACGACATCAAAACTACGAATAGGAGCAAACCGCCACACACCAGTTTCGCCTTCCTGGATGCGCTGCCCCACAAATACCAGCCCAGGAGGAACAGAACGGATCCGACCAGACCGAGCATGGCGCCGCGGGTCTGTGTCAGGTACATCCAGAAAATGCACCACGCGCCGAAAAGAACGAGGAAAACCTGGCCGGCGCGGACGTTGCGGCGCATGATGAACCAGCAGATGGTCGCGGCATGGAGGATGAGCGCGAAGATGGCAACTGGGGGCAGTGCCAGTCCGGAAGTGATACCGGCGCCGCTGAACTGGTCCCAGCATATTGCGAACAGATCCAGCAAGACCAAGAGTGTCAGCCACACTTTTGCAATTAGGGGATAGGCCGAGTCCTTATCCTTGCGGCTTAAGAGCCACAGGACAATGAAGAAATTGAGCAGCATGTTGGCGGCAAGAAAGCCCGCATTCCCCGCGGCCCCTTCGATGCGGCTTTCCTGCGGGAACCGATACAGGTAGCCCAGCCCCAGATACTCCACCATGCCCGAGAATCCCATCAGCACGCCGAAGAAAAGCGAAGCCGTAAACAGGCTCAGCCAGTCGCGCTCGCGCTTGAGACTCTGACTCAGAACGAAGAAATAGGCTAATAGATGCAACTGCGAGACCAGGCCTCCCATGCGCCTGAAGTCTCCCCACCAGCTGGTCCAGGCGTCGACGCTGACGCCTGGCAAAGAGCTGATGAACATAACGCCAAACCAGGCAAGCAACGCGTAGGAGATAAGGTGAAGCCGGGGTCGGTACGCGGGAGCAAGCGCTGCCAGCACCACATAGAGCAGGAGCATGCACTCAACCACAGCTCGGAACAGGACGCTTTTCAGGAATATGAGGGAGAAATAAAAGGAATCATTGGCAACTACAGGTAGGAAAAGGGCAAAACCTGCGGCCACCAGGATTGCGCGAGCCAGAATGGGGATAAGAATATCGTCCCCTCGGTGGGTCGCACCGGCCTGTCTCTTTTGTGGTCCTTTAGCTCTCGAGTGAGCCTTTTTCATTGACGGGACAGACGAAAGGAGTCAGGGGCAGAATAAATCCCAGTTGTGCAGCGATCCTTGATCAGACTCTAGCCCGGGGCGACGCTTCGTTTGCCCCGGGCTACCCCTTAAGGCGCTTTCCTTCGGCGCTATCTTCTCACATCTTCTGAATCCCGCCTTCATAATTTTGACTTCCTGCCGTTTACGCTCTCAGATCGTTGAGCATTCCCTTCAGACGGTCCGATGCGGGAAGTCGAAGTCGGGGATCCGAGGTCGAACGTCGGCTGACGGTTCTTCCTCTTTCTTGATCGGCGGAGGCGGATCGGACTTTTGTTCCGACTTTTTTATCTGCTTCTGCTGCTGGTCGAAGCGCTCCTTGAGTCCCTTTTCCTGATCTTCCTTGATCTCCTTCTGCTTCTCGTCCGCGTACTTGCCTACGCTACGCAGGGAATCCTTAATCTGGTCCGTCATTTCCCGGAAGCGTTCCGGCGTCCTGATCACGTGAGGCGTGATCATGATGAGCAGCTCGGTTCGCGTGTTGCTGCGATTGGTGCTCCCGAAGAGGGCGCCCAGCAGCGGGATGTCGGAAAAAAACGGCACGCCGCTGCGCCCGTTTGTGTTCGCCTCCCTGATCATTCCGGCGATGGCAACGCTTTCCCCATCCTTCACCGCCAGAGTGGTCGTCACGTTTGTGGTGTTGAAGGTTGGAGTCGGCTGGCCATTTACCGTAGACGCCGGTCCGATAGTGGTTACGCCCTGATAAATCATCAGGGTCACGGTGCCGGAGGCCGAGATGCGGGGCGTGATCTCCAACTCCGTGCCGGTCGGCACGTAGTCCACGCTTGACGTGGCAAGCGTTCCTCCGATAACGGTCTGACCCGGAATCGGCTGTGAACCGCCGACCTGAATATGCGCCGGCATGCCGTCGATCGCGAGCACCGACGGAGCCTCCAGGATCCTCACTTTTGTCTTGGCGCGCAACGCATTCAAATTCATCAGAATATCGCGCGAGGCCCCGACAAAGGCAAAGCTCTGCGCGGAAAGGGCTCCGGTACCGGCCGCTATGCTGCCGGTCGTGAGGCCATCTCCCGGCTGCCGTGCCTGCAGGGTCGCCGAGACGCCGAAGCTGAGAGATTCCGTCAGGTCGATCTCAAAGATGCGCGCATCGATGATCGCCTGGCGCGGCAGGATGTCCATGCGCTTGATGGTTTCCAGAAGGTATTCATAGTCGGCACGGCTCCCCTGGATAATCAAGGCGTTATTCATGTCGTCGGCCACAAGCCGGACGGTCCCCTGCAGACCCGAGAACTGACCGCCATTCAGCACCTGCGCGGTCATTCCTCCCATTCCCTGATTCAGCCGCGGTCCTCCGATCTGCTGTCCTCCGAAAACCCCTGCACCGTAACCATAGGGGTTGTTAAAGCCACCGTAACCCTGTTGTCCGTAACCCTGCTGCCCTCCGCCGCCAAACATGGAGCTCCCACCGAGGGCCGATGTCATGGATCTTGAACTACCCGGAGCGCTGGAATAGGGGATTCCACCGGTTCCCGTCCCCGTCCCCATGCGGCCGCCCGTGCCTGTACCGCCCGGGGCGCCACCAGAATAGCCGCCGCCTGCGCCCGTCGGTTGCATACCAACGGACGTACCGCTCTCGCTGCCTCCATACAGGAGGGAGAGAACCATGGCGATGTTCGACGCGGTTCCGTTCTCGACTGTATAGATAAAGGTTTGAACGCTTCTGCCGGTCGTCGTATCCAGCCGCGCAATCCAGCGTTTCACCTCCTCGAGAGCGCGCTTGGAGTTAGCCATCACCAAAATGGCGTTAATGCGATCGAGCGAAACCATGTAAATCCCGGTGCCGCTGTCTTTGGTGGTGCCGAAAACCTTCTGCAGGTCCTCGAGCACATCGGCCGCCACATTGAATTTGATCTCGATCAGCTCGATCAGATCCGGATCGAGGTAGCTGTTATCCAGAAGGTGGACGACCTCGAGCAATTTCTGAACGTTATCGGTGTAGTCGGTAATGATCAGCATGTTCTGCCGCTCGTAAGGCATGATCACGCCGCCTTCGGTCATGAACAGTTTGAGCGGTTCGACGAGGCTCTGAACGGGTACGAACTCGACACGAATGATGTGCGTAGCCAGATGGGGCGGAGCTGGAGCCGTAGGGCGTGTCTGCGAGGGGGGAGTCGCCTGCGGCACGGGCAGCGTCTGCGCAGGCGGAGTCTGAGGTGCTCCTGCCGCACCGGCAGGAGGTTGCGTGACAGCCGCGCCGGGAGGCGGCGTGCCTGCAGGTGGGACGGTACCGGGCGGGGCGGGCGGTTTGGCCGGGCCGGCGGCCGCCGGATCCGTTTTCTTCGGAGCATCTTTGTCCGAGGGCGGCTTTGCGGGTGGCGCTGGAGGGGGACTGTCCACAATCTCCAGTCCTTCTCTGAGCCCCTGCGAAATCGGCACGATCTTATAAAAATTCCCCGATTTTACCAGCGCCGCGTTGTTGTTTTTCAAGACGCTGCTGAATATCGGGAACACGTCCTCCTTCGCCATGGCGGTGGAGCTGTAGATGGTGGCAGTTCCCTTCACATCCGGGTCGATCAGAATCGGAGTGATTCCCAGCATATCGGCAACATTGGTGATGAACTCAAACAACGGCATCGCGTCGAACTTCAGCTGGATTTGGTTGAGCGAGTTAGGCACCAGCGGGGCGATGCCTGGAACGGGTGGGGGATTTTGTGGAATCGGGGCCGGAACTGGCGCCTGAACAGGGGTACCGGCTGCCTTCTGCATCTCCTGCAAAAGTTTCTCCAGGTCCTTCTGCCGCTGCTCCAGCAGCGCCTTCTGTTTTTCCGCTGCGGTCTGGTCTTGAGTCTGGCCTGGCGGGTTGGACTGGGATGGCTCCTGGGATACGGCCCCTTCCATAGTAATGCTGCCTGTTGCGGCCAAAATAAATGCAAGGCTGGCTATCCATAGATTTCGTTTGAACGTTTGCACGTGACTTCCTCTTGGTTACAAGGTTCGTTACTTTTTCACCGGCTGTTGCTGGGGCGGGATGGTTTGCTGTTGAACAGGAAAGGTGCCAAATGGTGACTGGGTCATTACCCTGCCCTGAGCATCAATGTATTGGTTCGGATACAACTGCGTCGGTTGCTGAAACTGAATCGCAGGAGCCTGCTGCGTTGCCTGCGCGCTTCCCCGCTGTTGCGCAGGGGTCTGGGGCTGGGCCGGGCGTGACCCGGCAGTGGGTGCCGGACTTGAGATCGGCGTTGTCCTGCCGGCGGCAGCCGAAGTCACGACTGCTGCGCCCCCCGGGCTCCGGGCTTGACCAGGGCCGAAATTCACTACCTGGGTTGCCAGAATCGGAGTCTTACCCTGCTGAGGGGATTTGCCCGGGGCAAAAAGCGGTACGACTTCCCGGCTCGGGCCGGATTCCAGGACCATGCCATTCTGCGTAATATCCGTCACCACAAATCCGCGATAGTTGTCCCCAACCCGCATGGTTTGTGTTCGCCGCGTGCCGGGCACGTTGGGAGCTGTAGGATCATTAATCATAGCCACGCGCTGAGAGCCTGAAACCACGATCCCGACCAGAATGGGCGGGTTGTCCAGCTTCTTGGGAGGCTCCGGCGCCGGCGTGTCTGTCTTTTCCTCCGGCTTGCGGGACTCGGCGAAGAGGTTGGCCGCGGGAATGATGCCATACTCCGCGTCACTGTACTTCTTAACGGGCTGCTGCGCAGGAAGCGCGGCCTCGGGCGCACTTTTCTTCTTTGCCGCCGGCATTCCCTCCAGCTTGGCAAGGCTGTTTTCGGCGTTGAAACGCTGGGCGGAGACATAGAGCTGCCAACTCAGCAACCCCGCACCCAGCAGCAGCATCAGGTTGATCGCAATCCATTTCTTGGTCATAACATCCTCAGTATCTTTTCAGCCCCTACTTCGCGCCGGGAGCCTTTTCCGCGGTTTTTGCCGCGAGGGCCGGAATCGCAACGAAACCTGCCACCCAGAGCGAAGGCCGAATCTGGTCTCTGTTGCGCATCCCCGTCTGCATGATGGAAAGCGCGTCCACTTTCAAGAATTTCTCGTAATTCTCGATCGCGGCGAGAAAGCGGACCAATTGATCCATCGTGCAGGTGACGTCGATTTGAACGGTGACTTTCGTCAGGTTGTCATCGATCTTCTGCTCAGGTTGGATGTTCTTGCGTGACATCTCGACCTGGTTCGCGTCGGCGAGATCCTGCAGCACCTTCTGCAACGCCGGCCCCGCATCGGAAGCCTTCTGGTAAGGTAATAATCGGCTCAGATCCTGATTCAGCCTTTGCTGGTCCTGGTTGATGCGAGCCTTGATGGTCTCTTCCTGGGCGATCATATCCCTCTGCCTCTGCAGCAGGTTTTTCTTGTTTTCCACAGTGGCGGAAAGATCTTCCGGAAGAAGCAGCGGCACCAGGTAAAATGCAAGCACCAAAATCACAGCACCGCCGCCTGCAATCAGAAACTGCCTTTCTCTCATAGATATCTTCACGGCTTATTTCTCGCACTTAGCTTGAAAGCTGAAAATGTCTTTGCCCGTCTGGATGTTTTTAAACGTAGCATTTATCGTGATTACATCCTTCAGCAGAGGCGATTTTTCAATTTTGCTGATCAGGTCCGAAGAAGCAGAGGGAGGACTCTCGCCATTCAGCGTAATCGTGCAATCCTGGTTTCTAAACTGCCTCAGGTAGGTGTCGGAGGGGAGGAGGTTGGTCAACTCCCGCAGGATATCCAGGTTTTGATCGCGTCGCTGCAAAACCTCTTCGAGGGAGGCGATTCTTTTCCCGAGCGCTTGCGATTGGGAACGCAACTCCCTGACGCGATTGGCGGGCGCCTCCAGTTTTTTTATCTCCTGGTCCAGGTTGCGGATAAGGGTTTGCTGCTGAACCATTTGGTGGAAACCGAGTCCAGCCAGAGCGGCGGCAATGCACAGGCCGAGTATGATGGTGGGGACATAGGCCCAGCGCTTCTGGTGCACTCTGCGCTCGGCTGGCAACAGATTGAGCTTCATGGGCAGCCGGCGTGTGATGCCCACGTAGGCCAATCCGAGCGACGTCACGGCCTCCTGAAGAAATGCCTTGTTTTCCGGCGACATCTCAAACCGGAGCCTGTCTCCCATCAGTTCGCAGCCGGGCACGTCTTCCCACAGCTCCTGAAGTGCGCTCTCAGATTCCTCTCCGGCCATGATGATGCCATCGATACTCTCTTCCGGATCGAGCCGCACCTTCCCGACCGCCACTTCCATCTCGCTCAGCAGGAATTGTTTCAAGGGTACACCGCCTGGTCTGGCAGCCTCCCGGCCGTAGATGAGAGCCCCGCCGCGCAGAACGGCGAGTTCTATTCCGCCAGGCTTCAGGTCGGCCATGATGAAGGTCTTATCCCGGCCGTCGTTATGTGTTCCCAAAAACATATTGGCGAGAGCCACCGATCCGGCTGTGACGGCAGCCGGACAGATGCCGAGCTGGCGCATGGTCTCGAGGTGGGCATCCAAAATGGACTTCCGGATCATCATGACCAGGACATGCAGCCTCTTGTCGGGCTGGCCGTTGCGGATGGGCACGAAGTCGTAATACAGTTTCTCCTCATCCGTCGGCTCAAAGGACTGCACCTGAAAGAGCATGACCTGCTTGAGGTTATCCTCCACCTCCTTGGGCAGATCCAGGTAGCGCAAGATGACGTCCTGGCGGGGAAGACCGAGCACGATGTTGTCCCGATTGACTTTTTCCCGCTTGAAAAAACCGTGGATTTCATCGCGCACCTGTTCCGGGTCGCGCTGCCGGTAGCCGGAGACACGCATATAGTTGGTGAATACGCCGCCGGCAAAGTTGCTCCTGAGACAGGAAATGAGCAGATCCTGCTGCCGGATTTCAATCCCCACGCTGGTTTTCAGATAGATCACTTTGTCTCGCCCTACCAGTTTGGAATGTTTTCGTTCCAGTAAAGAATCGTGTATTTTTCCTGCCCGCCGGGATTCAATCGAATGATCGCGCGGATGACTCTGCGCGCCTTCGAGTTCGTCCTGTGGGCAGACGCAGTCAGGGTGAAAATGCCCGTTCGTGTCCACGATATGTATGAAATAATCGCCGGTCCCGGATTCGGCACCACTTCTTTGCTGATCTCATCCCAGCTCGTGAACGGTTTCACCTGCCGCCGCTCGTATATCATCTGGGCTGCCGCGGGGGGCATACCCGGAATCGACAGCAGCACGGGAAGCGGAGCGGAGTTGATATTGATCCGCAGCGTTGCAGGCGCATATACAGTCAGGCACCGCAACAGGCCGTAACGGTCGACGATTTGCCCATCAGGCGTCTTTTCGCGGCGCCCATAGAAATACTGCGGCGTGACACCCCGAACAAGCAGGAGCTCCTCCACGGCCTTCATCCTGGGGGCGTCTTTCCACGTCTGGTACGGAGGCTGCAGAGTCTGGTAGTAGTCATCTTTTGCGCCGTTGGGCCTGGGCATGGTGCCCGAATCGCGCCAGTCCAGGATGGAATCGACGATGACGCTGGCGTCGGGGTCGCTGATGCCGATCACATTGATCAAGGCCCTGAGCTGCTCCTCCATCACGATGTTCAGATTGATCTTTCCTGATTCGTCCTGAATCTCCACCTCGTACTCGCCGTCGCCGAACTGCCCCGTGACTTTTCCGAGGTCGACCGCATCCGGCTGCTGCGCCTGAAGATTCTGCAGTCCTTGCGGCGGGGGGGTCAGGTACATCTTCTGGTAGAGTTGGTAGACGGAAGTCGCGATGCCGGCGCGGGCAATATAGTAAGCATCGGCAAGATCGCGATCATTGCGCGCTGCGGCAACTTCGACAAATGTCTCGCGCGCAAAGCTGAGCGCAATGACGGAGAGTATCGTCAGAATCCAGAGAAGTGCGATCAAGACGACGCCTCGATCATGGTCTCCTGTGCGCATCATCCGATGCGGTCCTCCCACTCTGTCCATCAGGGGGCGAATCGTCATTACCTGCCCCCTCTCCGTCCGCCGGGGGGCGGATTGCCGGGCCCCGGGCCGCCTCTCCGCCCACCGGGCGGATTGTCAAAGCCGGACCCACCCCGCCGTCCACCGGGCGGATTGTTGGAACCGGGACCACCCCGCCGTCCACCAGACGGAGGGCCGCCGGGCACGACCATCCGCCCATCGAACGGGTCGATAAAACCCGGTTGCAGACTTTCTACTTCTGCCATAAAAGGAATGACCAGCTTCCGGCTCTGCAGGGCGCCTACGGCATCACGAGTGTTCAGGGTGATCGACATCGCCGTAGGCAGGCGTCCCAAATCCACGGCACTCCAATCCGTGACCCACTGTGACGGACGGTCGGCTGTGCCGGGGTCTAAGTACTCGAAAGTCCCGCTGGTAAGATGGTCGAAAATGGTGGTAGCCGGCTGATCGC
It contains:
- a CDS encoding glycosyltransferase family 39 protein, translating into MKRHSSPTGKSQNQAAAAQAKKHGRKNLRGSAVAGEGLIPFVRDWPPLRSCVLLTVVTLLCLVPFSGRAFHIDDPLFVWAAKQIVNHPSDPYGFKLVWYKMAEPMSAVTKNPPLASYYGAVVGYFAGWSERAFHLAFLLPALGIILGTYRLARRFCRTPLLAAAAALLTPGFLVSAGTVMCDTMMLAFWIFAIIFWIDGLEPIKPLYLSAAGLMIAAGALTKYFGMSLIPLLLVYTLVRQRRLGSWAWFFLIPVVVLAGYQMWTGAYYGRGLLLDAAQYASSFQGTENVSTLAKGLVCLGFIGGCMLPALTFAPVLWSRVVILIGAMLSGCAALVIGMDWANAGALVAPDHGGLVGLQLALFLAGGGCVLALAAADIWKWRDANSLLLILWVLGTLLFAGFFNWTVNIRSVLPLVPAASIILVRRLEAVGASPGYLCARLGVPLLVSGLLSLWVAWADADLANSARRAATLIQERAQSRPGAVWFQGHWGFQYYMEAFGARPLDTSKKELRPGDLLVIPENNNNTFAIPAEVVASQETIEVAMHQGLATMNRNLGAGFYFYRWGPIPFVFGSVPPERYHLLRLAPLPGRK
- a CDS encoding tetratricopeptide repeat protein; amino-acid sequence: MWICVFLAVATLAVYAQVYRHDFIDFDDGAYVLDNWRIANGLTANNIIWAFTTGYASNWHPLTWLSHMIDCQVFGLNPGPQHLVNLFLHVANTLLLFLVLRDLTRAEWKSAFVAALFALHPLHVESVAWIAERKDVLSTLFWLLTLWAYTRYVRNPGRNRYLLMLFLFGFGLMAKPMLVTLPFVLLLLDFWPLRRFALDLPVRKGSARPPAPSIINRFLVPVLPLLREKIPLFLLAAASSIITFVVQKAGGAVRTVEVISFDTRIANVLHSYVAYLMKTAWPHNLSIFYRLPFGGYPAWEVTAAAAFLLCVSVLALHFAGRFPYLAVGWFWYLGTLVPVIGLVQVGGQAMADRYTYVPLIGIFVVVVWGVPDLVAKWPGAKRSLAAAGMMMVLACSVTTWFQVRLWRNTSSLFAHALEIDGDNYQAHGIAGTDLALHGKYEEAIRHYLEVLRLQPADTEIMCNLGYAFYRLGKKDQALELYQRALKIKPDYPIALRNMGQALYDQGKFEEAVVLLRRAEPKMPENLVLCSSLGNALAKLGKNQEAIDVYNRVLAMQPAYVEAQFGLGVALAQQGNTPDAVRSFEKALQIKPDYPEIYDTLGNISLSQGRIDEALSHYAEALRLKPDYAEAHYNMGVALYSQGKKAEAIVHYREAIRLKPDYADAFYNLAVALGSQGDFQGAVANYIEAIRVKPDFADAYNNLGTLLFNQGQVQKALDAFTEALRVRPDYAEARRNRDLILSSLGRSKRIP
- a CDS encoding O-antigen ligase family protein encodes the protein MLLLYVVLAALAPAYRPRLHLISYALLAWFGVMFISSLPGVSVDAWTSWWGDFRRMGGLVSQLHLLAYFFVLSQSLKRERDWLSLFTASLFFGVLMGFSGMVEYLGLGYLYRFPQESRIEGAAGNAGFLAANMLLNFFIVLWLLSRKDKDSAYPLIAKVWLTLLVLLDLFAICWDQFSGAGITSGLALPPVAIFALILHAATICWFIMRRNVRAGQVFLVLFGAWCIFWMYLTQTRGAMLGLVGSVLFLLGWYLWGSASRKAKLVCGGLLLFVVLMSSLMLLNRQSAWVRSHPTLFRYTTLSLKDPSIENRVATWRAAAVAIQDRPIFGWGLENFKNAFDAHFPNEIYRSLYTEVWFDRAHNLFIDVATTTGLIGLAAYLTFYGLILTFLMRQWYRTKDPAGSLVLVALLLAYLLQGLFTFDTINTDVTLYLVLAYVVYLHAGSKSPQPDPVRRPVQTGVTWKGRASIGAAAIILPAAWTFAVSRPFESNRLLQRARLSSKVIDPRTGAVRTAYGEGLMGLYQRADEYQTTGCHELHEVFANYALDVARSSDIPIDWKIRVIRKGVDFFKESIQRIPANARYYLYMASLVNATSDIVRQADPLLAGSLAETTLAMLQKAEVLSPSRPQVYLERSQTFLFLGRPEDRLAAFEKGAALCVAIKEPHVDLITLYIASGRFNDAAREWQDLKERGFKLTAADYDRVISFYDASKKLEPIVELYREQLKETPNDATVLARLAGTYRDLGEVDLARQTAMKAATLSPKVAAELQTFLDSLKRSSR
- a CDS encoding type II secretion system protein M, producing MRERQFLIAGGGAVILVLAFYLVPLLLPEDLSATVENKKNLLQRQRDMIAQEETIKARINQDQQRLNQDLSRLLPYQKASDAGPALQKVLQDLADANQVEMSRKNIQPEQKIDDNLTKVTVQIDVTCTMDQLVRFLAAIENYEKFLKVDALSIMQTGMRNRDQIRPSLWVAGFVAIPALAAKTAEKAPGAK